One Fundulus heteroclitus isolate FHET01 unplaced genomic scaffold, MU-UCD_Fhet_4.1 scaffold_47, whole genome shotgun sequence DNA segment encodes these proteins:
- the prr35 gene encoding proline-rich protein 35: protein MSKDESCKVTSAGKHKERKPKKPHYIPRPWGKPYNYKCFQCPFTCMEKSHLYNHMKYSLCKNSLSLLIESDWPYKKGNVLHPDQLRPFQQAHGLQAAGKDDLEPAAGAEEKQGPRREDGEARETQGADDDEEGGREEGADTTRMGTGGSGSSRGESPEEAATKRSKQPESELLMADMLSLEDQLLRVRSAEVEAQLRHYKLPKTCLAGPGLLSEQWRLFASSHAKAKAEGAQPRVNGSIPCYPPPPNLVDYQDPAALNLSVLGVGYPISPGLFSYMNSALPAAASGVAAPSPAQFAQLPFLASAAQLMHPASSSHTDRALLPPRLYYPFLCEHTFGPPSSQSDAGKSQKTPSSGADASPSPGFQPKVGLWKVPALRPGNAVSPAGWASPHRDSPDQGYSLGDKTQATAKEGKVTLGLKRTGGPLRGHEAPAEKKPATGFTLDLLRNIQAASADKLLLQSSLQDVQLQTRQSDRWCSKSPISPGGEAAGPGASSKDASRSVEDGASASVAALLTDLSKALQEYQEAERKISHLESEDLPAQRHLWEHLNKIRSELSHIHQALERTAGQSDGPLDLSVKRESTDSSSEQTLREDGGLKATETEEEEMEEKEEEEEDERKPTSLEKRKQSLDMLIKMSQVSVVSAEVLPPPGLGLRSAEALWPSRTTKCEADSSVLLCPDGRSVVFADIASSVKPPKRPSSIQRLEAQCPPSPLTPPDS from the exons ATGTCAAAGGACGAATCCTGCAAAGTGACGTCGGCCGGCAAACACAAGGAGCGAAAGCCGAAGAAGCCGCACTACATCCCCCGACCGTGGGGCAAACCCTACAACTATAAATGCTTCCAGTGTCCCTTCACCTGCATGGAGAAGTCCCACCTGTACAACCACATGAAGTACAGCCTGTGCAAGAACTCGCTGTCTCTGCTCATAGAGTCCGACTGGCCGTACAAGAAGGGCAACGTCCTGCACCCGGACCAGCTGCGCCCCTTCCAGCAAGCGCACGGCCTGCAGGCCGCGGGGAAGGACGACCTGGAGCCGGCGGCGGGGGCCGAGGAGAAGCAGGGGCCGCGGAGGGAAGACGGAGAGGCCAGAGAAACCCAGGGAGCGGACGATGACGAAGAGGGAGGCCGAGAGGAGGGAGCGGACACGACCAGAATGGGCACAGGAGGCTCcggcagcagcagaggagagtcTCCGGAGGAGGCGGCAACCAAGAGGAGCAAACAGCCGGAGTCAGAGCTGCTGATGGCCGACATGCTTTCCCTGGAAGATCAGCTGCTGCGGGTTCGCTCTGCGGAGGTGGAGGCCCAGCTGAGGCACTACAAGCTGCCCAAGACATGCCTGGCAGGTCCCGGGCTGCTGTCGGAGCAATGGCGGCTGTTCGCGTCCAGCCACGCCAAAGCCAAAGCAGAAGGAGCTCAGCCGCGGGTGAACGGCTCGATACCCTGCTACCCGCCTCCCCCCAACCTGGTGGACTACCAGGACCCCGCCGCACTCAACCTGTCGGTGCTGGGCGTGGGCTACCCCATCAGCCCGGGCTTGTTCTCCTACATGAACTCGGCCCTTCCGGCCGCGGCCTCCGGCGTGGCCGCTCCGTCCCCCGCGCAGTTCGCCCAGCTGCCCTTCCTGGCGTCGGCGGCTCAGCTGATGCACCCAGCCTCCAGCTCTCACACCGACAGAGCTCTGCTCCCCCCTCGCCTCTACTACCCCTTCCTGTGCGAGCACACCTTTGGACCGCCGAGTTCTCAGAGCGACGCCGGCAAATCTCAAAAGACCCCGTCGAGCGGCGCAGACGCAAGCCCTTCGCCGGGCTTCCAGCCTAAAGTCGGTCTGTGGAAGGTTCCTGCTTTGAGGCCGGGGAACGCCGTGTCCCCCGCTGGCTGGGCGTCGCCTCACAGGGACTCCCCCGACCAGGGCTACAGTCTGGGGGATAAGACACAAGCTACAGCCAAGGAAGGCAAAGTGACCCTCGGTCTCAAAAGGACAGGAGGTCCCCTGAGAGGACATGAAGCCCCTGCAGAGAAGAAACCAGCAACGGGCTTCACTTTGGACCTTTTGAGGAACATCCAGGCCGCATCAGCCGACAAACTTCTTCTGCAGAGCAG TTTGCAGGATGTCCAGCTGCAGACCCGGCAAAGCGACCGCTGGTGCAGCAAGTCTCCCATCAGTCCCGGCGGTGAGGCGGCCGGTCCTGGAGCCAGCAGCAAAGACGCCTCCAGGTCCGTCGAAGACGGTGCTTCGGCGTCGGTGGCCGCCCTCCTCACCGATCTGTCCAAGGCTCTGCAGGAGTACCAGGAGGCCGAGCGCAAGATCTCCCACCTGGAAAGCGAGGACCTCCCTGCCCAGAGACACCTGTGGGAGCACCTGAACAAAATCCGCAGCGAGCTCTCCCACATCCACCAGGCGCTGGAGCGCACGGCCGGCCAGAGCGACGGACCTCTGGACCTGTCGGTGAAGAGGGAGTCCACGGACTCGTCGAGTGAGCAAACCCTGAGAGAGGACGGCGGCCTTAAGGCGacggagacggaggaggaggagatggaggagaaggaggaggaggaagaggacgaAAGGAAGCCGACATCGCTGGAGAAGCGGAAGCAGTCACTGGACATGCTGATCAAGATGAGCCAGGTGTCGGTCGTCAGCGCCGAAGTCTTGCCTCCGCCGGGTCTCGGCCTGAGGTCAGCCGAGGCTTTGTGGCCGAGCAGAACCACAAAGTGTGAAGCGGACTCCAGCGTCCTGCTCTGCCCCGACGGCCGATCCGTCGTGTTCGCCGACATCGCCTCCTCCGTCAAACCTCCAAAGAGACCCTCGTCCATCCAGCGACTGGAAGCCCAGTGTCCCCCGAGTCCGCTGACCCCCCCTGACAGCTAA